One region of Ananas comosus cultivar F153 linkage group 9, ASM154086v1, whole genome shotgun sequence genomic DNA includes:
- the LOC109715101 gene encoding helicase-like transcription factor CHR28 isoform X3 produces the protein MPMAESVEDPGGGFFRSDLGDGRSDHNDDNLSISLGDLFAILDEEPRQSQPYPAVAAQKSICQGKVADPIVNEKVFQPQDADWKDLGEELGCNLRDIDASNCQNLTKFQLLSESEENFEPFMINEKSHRVSEHDSSKNSFSFMSNHTPDWLSYPTLEYNMLNSNVAHDTDGAYLLTLEHANLGNGLYLDGNEERDYKEMTGVKEIESGALPERDLSGSMTRYAFVDHEATLPYAFPGEMNTSEATELQCNTSGSCLTLHRESISDENKNGSKQFISAVYQQPLLPHVKESLIRINDKRKDQLLHSHNSGRSSEVQLGTQELLDISLSGFPMSFMDASSPSTLSFEHCEDIHFRSESSTDSSPHLSSRNSTSENFHTSSLDTTKQFMFDSNVYSNMKKETFSKNETEDKMLPSSVKQPGIPEDTGNVHMDEYDEEEEDDDTDLYIVDNISDPAHPPLPPVHQKPNLIYQRSAHGEAYYSGFGGMRLKANDERLTFRLILQDLSQPKSEATPPDGLLAVPLLRHQRIALSWMVQKECASLHCSGGILADDQGLGKTVSTIALILTERSPSSRSSTKENLDNYETLDLDDDDDDDGDVAEVYKTNITKQPRISTPAKKENLMMVMSRPAAGTLVVCPTSVLRQWAEELQNKVTSKANLSFLVYHGSNRTKDPNDLAKYDVVLTTYAIVSMEVPKQPLVDKDEEEKVKPDTSTSSVGHIGGKKRKIPGSSVKNPKLEKTMENALFESAARPLARVGWFRVILDEAQSIKNHRTQVARACWGLRAKRRWCLSGTPIQNAVDDLYSYFRFLRYDPYAAYKSFCSMIKVPINRNPTNGYKKLQAVLKTIMLRRTKGTLIDGQPIITLPPKTVTLKKVDFSMEERTFYSTLEAESREQFKVYADAGTVKQNYVNILLMLLRLRQACDHPLLVKGYDSSSVWRSSLEMAKKLPMEKQQNLLSCLEHCSAICTICNDAPEDAVITICGHVFCHQCICEHLTGDDSICPSAGCKVRLNVASVFSRGTLQSALSGVTGGECCPNDSGSEMTQAGLFYDSSKVRTALQILQSLPRAARQDSSMTTKSAKLNDETAEISDGKNFGPIISSDSCVTEKAIVFSQWTGMLDLLEVPLKDSSIQYRRLDGTMSVAAREKAVKDFNTRPEVSVMIMSLKAASLGLNMVAACHVLLLDLWWNPTTEDQAIDRAHRIGQTRPVTVSRLTVKDTVEDRILALQQRKREMVASAFGEDESGSRQTRLTVEDLKYLFMV, from the exons ATGCCCATGGCGGAATCGGTGGAGGATCCCGGCGGCGGATTCTTTCGATCGGACCTCGGCGACGGGCGCTCCGACCACAACGACGACAACCTATCGATCAGCCTCGGCGACCTCTTCGCCATACTCGACGAGGAGCCGCGCCAATCGCAGCCCTATCCTGCTGTG GCTGCTCAAAAGAGTATTTGCCAAGGGAAAGTAGCCGATCCCATTGTCAATGAGAAGGTCTTTCAACCTCAGGATG CAGATTGGAAGGACCTTGGTGAAGAGTTAGGGTGCAACCTGAGGGATATCGATGCATCTAATTGCCAGAATCTCacaaaatttcaacttttgtCCGAATCTGAAGAAAATTTTGAGCCATTCATGATCAATGAGAAGAGCCATCGTGTTTCAGAACATGATAGTTCTAAGAActcattttcttttatgtcaAATCATACACCTGACTGGTTAAGCTACCCTACTTTGGAATACAATATGCTAAATTCAAATGTTGCTCATGATACTGATGGAGCATATTTACTTACATTGGAACATGCAAATCTTGGGAATGGATTATACTTGGATGGAAATGAAGAGAGGGACTACAAAGAAATGACTGGCGTTAAAGAAATTGAATCAG GTGCTTTGCCTGAAAGAGATCTTTCTGGATCAATGACAAGGTATGCATTTGTGGATCATGAGGCTACTTTGCCATATGCATTTCCCGGCGAGATGAACACTAGTGAGGCAACTGAATTACAGTGCAATACAAGTGGGAGTTGTTTGACATTACACCGGGAGTCTATTAGTGATGAAAACAAGAATGGATCAAAGCAGTTTATATCAGCGGTATATCAGCAGCCATTATTACCCCATGTAAAGGAATCTCTGATTCGCATTAATGATAAACGGAAGGATCAGCTTCTTCACTCTCATAATTCAGGTAGAAGCAGTGAGGTGCAGTTGGGTACACAAGAACTACTTGACATCTCTTTGTCAGGGTTCCCAATGTCTTTTATGGATGCATCTTCTCCTAGCACCTTATCATTTGAGCATTGTGAAGATATTCATTTCAGGAGTGAATCTAGCACAGACTCTTCTCCACATCTCTCAAGCAGAAACTCTACGTCTGAAAATTTTCATACATCTTCACTTGATACCACAAAACAATTCATGTTTGATTCTAATGTATATTCTAATATGAAGAAAGAAACATTCTCCAAGAATGAAACGGAAGACAAGATGCTGCCATCTTCTGTTAAACAGCCTGGTATTCCTGAAGATACTGGTAATGTCCATATGGATGAGtatgatgaggaagaagaagatgatgatacTGACTTATATATTGTTGACAATATTAGTGATCCTGCCCATCCCCCTCTGCCACCTGTCCATCAGAAACCTAATCTGATATATCAGCGATCTGCACATGGAGAGGCATATTACTCCGGGTTTGGAGGGATGAGGTTGAAGGCAAATGATGAAAGATTAACCTTTCGGCTTATATTGCAG GATCTTTCTCAGCCAAAGTCTGAAGCTACCCCACCTGATGGTCTTTTAGCTGTTCCTCTGCTGAGACACCAG CGAATTGCTTTATCCTGGATGGTGCAAAAAGAGTGTGCCAGCCTGCACTGTTCTGGCGGGATTCTTGCAGATGACCAG ggaTTGGGTAAAACAGTATCTACCATCGCACTAATTTTGACGGAACGATCTCCATCATCACGATCTTCTACAAAGGAAAATCTAGATAATTATGAAACTTTGGActtggatgatgatgatgatgatgatggtgatgttGCCGAAGTCTATAAGACAAATATAACAAAGCAGCCACGGATTTCTACTCCAGCGAAAAAAGAGAACCTTATGATGGTGATGAGCAGGCCAGCAGCTGGAACCTTGGTTGTTTGTCCTACAAGTGTTCTTCGACAGTGGGCTGAGGAACTCCAAAACAAAGTTACCAGCAAAGCTAATTTATCATTTCTCGTGTATCATGGAAGTAACCGCACAAAAGATCCGAATGACCTTGCCAAGTATGATGTTGTACTCACCACTTATGCAATTGTAAGCATGGAAGTTCCAAAGCAACCGCTTGTTGACAAAGATGAGGAGGAGAAAGTGAAGCCCGATACCTCTACTTCCTCGGTGGGACATATTGGTGGTAAAAAGAGGAAAATTCCTGGTTCTTCTGTGAAGAATCCGAAACTTGAGAAGACAATGGAGAATGCTTTGTTTGAATCTGCTGCTAGACCTCTTGCAAGAGTAGGTTGGTTCAGGGTAATATTGGATGAAGCACAGAGTATCAAGAATCACAGAACTCAGGTTGCTAGGGCTTGTTGGGGTTTACGGGCCAAACGAAGGTGGTGCTTGTCTGGGACTCCCATACAGAATGCAGTAGATGATCTTTACAGCTACTTCAGATTTCTCAGATATGATCCATACGCAGCTTACAAGTCATTCTGTTCCATGATAAAGGTACCAATCAACAGAAACCCAACTAATGGGTACAAAAAGCTTCAAGCTGTTCTGAAGACGATAATGCTACGCCGGACTAAAG GGACGCTGATTGATGGACAACCAATTATCACTTTGCCGCCAAAGACTGTAACTCTCAAGAAAGTAGACTTCTCGATGGAGGAACGTACTTTCTACTCCACTCTAGAAGCCGAGTCGCGTGAACAGTTCAAA GTATATGCAGATGCTGGAACCGTCAAACAAAATTATGTCAACATTTTGTTGATGCTGTTGCGGCTCAGGCAGGCTTGTGATCATCCTCTTTTGGTCAAGGGATATGATTCTTCTTCTGTTTGGAGGTCCTCTTTAGAAATGGCGAAGAAACTTCCAATGGAAAAACAACAAAATCTACTGAGTTGCCTCGAACATTGTTCAGCAATTTGCACAATTTGTAAT GATGCACCTGAAGATGCTGTAATTACTATTTGCGGCCATGTTTTTTGCCACCAATGCATTTGCGAGCATCTTACTGGAGATGACAGCATCTGCCCCTCAGCTGGGTGCAAAGTCCGTCTTAATGTCGCCTCAGTGTTCTCTAGAGGCACATTACAAAGTGCTCTATCTGGTGTAACCGGCGGTGAATGCTGTCCTAATGATTCTGGTTCAGAAATGACCCAGGCAGGACTCTTCTATGATTCTTCCAAAGTGAGAACTGCATTGCAGATTTTGCAGTCACTGCCTCGAGCGGCGAGGCAGGACTCTTCTATGACAACCAAGTCTGCAAAATTAAATGATGAAACTGCTGAGATTAGTGACGGTAAAAATTTCGGGCCAATTATATCTTCAGACTCGTGCGTAACAGAAAAGGCTATCGTCTTCTCTCAGTGGACTGGGATGCTGGATCTATTGGAAGTGCCTTTAAAAGATTCTTCCATACAGTATAGGAGACTTGATGGAACAATGTCTGTTGCTGCCAGGGAGAAAGCTGTAAAAGATTTCAACACTCGTCCAGAG gTAAGTGTCATGATTATGTCATTGAAAGCTGCGAGTCTCGGCTTGAATATGGTGGCCGCCTGCCATGTTCTTCTTTTAGATCTGTGGTGGAATCCTACTACAGAAGACCAAGCAATTGATAGAGCACATCGTATTGGCCAGACACGTCCTGTAACTGTTTCACGCTTAACAGTGAAGGACACAGTTGAAGATCGCATACTAGCTCTCCAG CAAAGGAAGAGGGAAATGGTTGCTTCTGCATTTGGAGAAGATGAATCTGGTTCTCGCCAGACTCGCTTGACTGTGGAGGACTTGAAGTATCTTTTCATGGTGTAG
- the LOC109715101 gene encoding helicase-like transcription factor CHR28 isoform X2 produces MPMAESVEDPGGGFFRSDLGDGRSDHNDDNLSISLGDLFAILDEEPRQSQPYPAVAAQKSICQGKVADPIVNEKVFQPQDDWKDLGEELGCNLRDIDASNCQNLTKFQLLSESEENFEPFMINEKSHRVSEHDSSKNSFSFMSNHTPDWLSYPTLEYNMLNSNVAHDTDGAYLLTLEHANLGNGLYLDGNEERDYKEMTGVKEIESGTKFMPSLLMQNGGTGALPERDLSGSMTRYAFVDHEATLPYAFPGEMNTSEATELQCNTSGSCLTLHRESISDENKNGSKQFISAVYQQPLLPHVKESLIRINDKRKDQLLHSHNSGRSSEVQLGTQELLDISLSGFPMSFMDASSPSTLSFEHCEDIHFRSESSTDSSPHLSSRNSTSENFHTSSLDTTKQFMFDSNVYSNMKKETFSKNETEDKMLPSSVKQPGIPEDTGNVHMDEYDEEEEDDDTDLYIVDNISDPAHPPLPPVHQKPNLIYQRSAHGEAYYSGFGGMRLKANDERLTFRLILQDLSQPKSEATPPDGLLAVPLLRHQRIALSWMVQKECASLHCSGGILADDQGLGKTVSTIALILTERSPSSRSSTKENLDNYETLDLDDDDDDDGDVAEVYKTNITKQPRISTPAKKENLMMVMSRPAAGTLVVCPTSVLRQWAEELQNKVTSKANLSFLVYHGSNRTKDPNDLAKYDVVLTTYAIVSMEVPKQPLVDKDEEEKVKPDTSTSSVGHIGGKKRKIPGSSVKNPKLEKTMENALFESAARPLARVGWFRVILDEAQSIKNHRTQVARACWGLRAKRRWCLSGTPIQNAVDDLYSYFRFLRYDPYAAYKSFCSMIKVPINRNPTNGYKKLQAVLKTIMLRRTKGTLIDGQPIITLPPKTVTLKKVDFSMEERTFYSTLEAESREQFKVYADAGTVKQNYVNILLMLLRLRQACDHPLLVKGYDSSSVWRSSLEMAKKLPMEKQQNLLSCLEHCSAICTICNDAPEDAVITICGHVFCHQCICEHLTGDDSICPSAGCKVRLNVASVFSRGTLQSALSGVTGGECCPNDSGSEMTQAGLFYDSSKVRTALQILQSLPRAARQDSSMTTKSAKLNDETAEISDGKNFGPIISSDSCVTEKAIVFSQWTGMLDLLEVPLKDSSIQYRRLDGTMSVAAREKAVKDFNTRPEVSVMIMSLKAASLGLNMVAACHVLLLDLWWNPTTEDQAIDRAHRIGQTRPVTVSRLTVKDTVEDRILALQQRKREMVASAFGEDESGSRQTRLTVEDLKYLFMV; encoded by the exons ATGCCCATGGCGGAATCGGTGGAGGATCCCGGCGGCGGATTCTTTCGATCGGACCTCGGCGACGGGCGCTCCGACCACAACGACGACAACCTATCGATCAGCCTCGGCGACCTCTTCGCCATACTCGACGAGGAGCCGCGCCAATCGCAGCCCTATCCTGCTGTG GCTGCTCAAAAGAGTATTTGCCAAGGGAAAGTAGCCGATCCCATTGTCAATGAGAAGGTCTTTCAACCTCAGGATG ATTGGAAGGACCTTGGTGAAGAGTTAGGGTGCAACCTGAGGGATATCGATGCATCTAATTGCCAGAATCTCacaaaatttcaacttttgtCCGAATCTGAAGAAAATTTTGAGCCATTCATGATCAATGAGAAGAGCCATCGTGTTTCAGAACATGATAGTTCTAAGAActcattttcttttatgtcaAATCATACACCTGACTGGTTAAGCTACCCTACTTTGGAATACAATATGCTAAATTCAAATGTTGCTCATGATACTGATGGAGCATATTTACTTACATTGGAACATGCAAATCTTGGGAATGGATTATACTTGGATGGAAATGAAGAGAGGGACTACAAAGAAATGACTGGCGTTAAAGAAATTGAATCAGGTACAAAATTTATGCCATCACTCCTGATGCAAAATGGTGGAACTG GTGCTTTGCCTGAAAGAGATCTTTCTGGATCAATGACAAGGTATGCATTTGTGGATCATGAGGCTACTTTGCCATATGCATTTCCCGGCGAGATGAACACTAGTGAGGCAACTGAATTACAGTGCAATACAAGTGGGAGTTGTTTGACATTACACCGGGAGTCTATTAGTGATGAAAACAAGAATGGATCAAAGCAGTTTATATCAGCGGTATATCAGCAGCCATTATTACCCCATGTAAAGGAATCTCTGATTCGCATTAATGATAAACGGAAGGATCAGCTTCTTCACTCTCATAATTCAGGTAGAAGCAGTGAGGTGCAGTTGGGTACACAAGAACTACTTGACATCTCTTTGTCAGGGTTCCCAATGTCTTTTATGGATGCATCTTCTCCTAGCACCTTATCATTTGAGCATTGTGAAGATATTCATTTCAGGAGTGAATCTAGCACAGACTCTTCTCCACATCTCTCAAGCAGAAACTCTACGTCTGAAAATTTTCATACATCTTCACTTGATACCACAAAACAATTCATGTTTGATTCTAATGTATATTCTAATATGAAGAAAGAAACATTCTCCAAGAATGAAACGGAAGACAAGATGCTGCCATCTTCTGTTAAACAGCCTGGTATTCCTGAAGATACTGGTAATGTCCATATGGATGAGtatgatgaggaagaagaagatgatgatacTGACTTATATATTGTTGACAATATTAGTGATCCTGCCCATCCCCCTCTGCCACCTGTCCATCAGAAACCTAATCTGATATATCAGCGATCTGCACATGGAGAGGCATATTACTCCGGGTTTGGAGGGATGAGGTTGAAGGCAAATGATGAAAGATTAACCTTTCGGCTTATATTGCAG GATCTTTCTCAGCCAAAGTCTGAAGCTACCCCACCTGATGGTCTTTTAGCTGTTCCTCTGCTGAGACACCAG CGAATTGCTTTATCCTGGATGGTGCAAAAAGAGTGTGCCAGCCTGCACTGTTCTGGCGGGATTCTTGCAGATGACCAG ggaTTGGGTAAAACAGTATCTACCATCGCACTAATTTTGACGGAACGATCTCCATCATCACGATCTTCTACAAAGGAAAATCTAGATAATTATGAAACTTTGGActtggatgatgatgatgatgatgatggtgatgttGCCGAAGTCTATAAGACAAATATAACAAAGCAGCCACGGATTTCTACTCCAGCGAAAAAAGAGAACCTTATGATGGTGATGAGCAGGCCAGCAGCTGGAACCTTGGTTGTTTGTCCTACAAGTGTTCTTCGACAGTGGGCTGAGGAACTCCAAAACAAAGTTACCAGCAAAGCTAATTTATCATTTCTCGTGTATCATGGAAGTAACCGCACAAAAGATCCGAATGACCTTGCCAAGTATGATGTTGTACTCACCACTTATGCAATTGTAAGCATGGAAGTTCCAAAGCAACCGCTTGTTGACAAAGATGAGGAGGAGAAAGTGAAGCCCGATACCTCTACTTCCTCGGTGGGACATATTGGTGGTAAAAAGAGGAAAATTCCTGGTTCTTCTGTGAAGAATCCGAAACTTGAGAAGACAATGGAGAATGCTTTGTTTGAATCTGCTGCTAGACCTCTTGCAAGAGTAGGTTGGTTCAGGGTAATATTGGATGAAGCACAGAGTATCAAGAATCACAGAACTCAGGTTGCTAGGGCTTGTTGGGGTTTACGGGCCAAACGAAGGTGGTGCTTGTCTGGGACTCCCATACAGAATGCAGTAGATGATCTTTACAGCTACTTCAGATTTCTCAGATATGATCCATACGCAGCTTACAAGTCATTCTGTTCCATGATAAAGGTACCAATCAACAGAAACCCAACTAATGGGTACAAAAAGCTTCAAGCTGTTCTGAAGACGATAATGCTACGCCGGACTAAAG GGACGCTGATTGATGGACAACCAATTATCACTTTGCCGCCAAAGACTGTAACTCTCAAGAAAGTAGACTTCTCGATGGAGGAACGTACTTTCTACTCCACTCTAGAAGCCGAGTCGCGTGAACAGTTCAAA GTATATGCAGATGCTGGAACCGTCAAACAAAATTATGTCAACATTTTGTTGATGCTGTTGCGGCTCAGGCAGGCTTGTGATCATCCTCTTTTGGTCAAGGGATATGATTCTTCTTCTGTTTGGAGGTCCTCTTTAGAAATGGCGAAGAAACTTCCAATGGAAAAACAACAAAATCTACTGAGTTGCCTCGAACATTGTTCAGCAATTTGCACAATTTGTAAT GATGCACCTGAAGATGCTGTAATTACTATTTGCGGCCATGTTTTTTGCCACCAATGCATTTGCGAGCATCTTACTGGAGATGACAGCATCTGCCCCTCAGCTGGGTGCAAAGTCCGTCTTAATGTCGCCTCAGTGTTCTCTAGAGGCACATTACAAAGTGCTCTATCTGGTGTAACCGGCGGTGAATGCTGTCCTAATGATTCTGGTTCAGAAATGACCCAGGCAGGACTCTTCTATGATTCTTCCAAAGTGAGAACTGCATTGCAGATTTTGCAGTCACTGCCTCGAGCGGCGAGGCAGGACTCTTCTATGACAACCAAGTCTGCAAAATTAAATGATGAAACTGCTGAGATTAGTGACGGTAAAAATTTCGGGCCAATTATATCTTCAGACTCGTGCGTAACAGAAAAGGCTATCGTCTTCTCTCAGTGGACTGGGATGCTGGATCTATTGGAAGTGCCTTTAAAAGATTCTTCCATACAGTATAGGAGACTTGATGGAACAATGTCTGTTGCTGCCAGGGAGAAAGCTGTAAAAGATTTCAACACTCGTCCAGAG gTAAGTGTCATGATTATGTCATTGAAAGCTGCGAGTCTCGGCTTGAATATGGTGGCCGCCTGCCATGTTCTTCTTTTAGATCTGTGGTGGAATCCTACTACAGAAGACCAAGCAATTGATAGAGCACATCGTATTGGCCAGACACGTCCTGTAACTGTTTCACGCTTAACAGTGAAGGACACAGTTGAAGATCGCATACTAGCTCTCCAG CAAAGGAAGAGGGAAATGGTTGCTTCTGCATTTGGAGAAGATGAATCTGGTTCTCGCCAGACTCGCTTGACTGTGGAGGACTTGAAGTATCTTTTCATGGTGTAG